One Oryza sativa Japonica Group chromosome 8, ASM3414082v1 DNA window includes the following coding sequences:
- the LOC4344839 gene encoding germin-like protein 8-3 precursor — protein sequence MASSSLFLLASLLVLASWQQAIAFDPSPLQDFCVADMASPVRVNGFPCKNPMNVTSDDFFNAAKFDMPRNTMNKVGSNVTNLNVINFPGLNTLGISLARIDYAPMGVNPPHVHPRATELLTVLEGTLYVGFVTSNPNRLFSKVVHKGDVFVFPKAMIHFQMNLDHNKPAVAQSALSSQNPGVITIASAIFGSTPPISDDVLVKAFQVEKKVIDWLKSQFSENNHY from the exons ATGGCCTCCTCTTCCTTATTTCTGCTAGCTTCTCTTCTTGTTCTGGCCTCATGGCAGCAGGCCATCGCCTTTGATCCTAGCCCGCTCCAAGATTTCTGCGTCGCCGACATGGCCTCACCTG TGCGAGTAAATGGGTTTCCTTGCAAGAACCCAATGAATGTCACATCGGACGACTTCTTCAACGCGGCCAAGTTTGACATGCCAAGGAATACTATGAATAAAGTCGGGTCTAATGTCACCAACCTCAACGTCATCAATTTCCCGGGCCTCAACACTCTTGGCATCTCACTAGCTCGCATCGACTACGCGCCAATGGGTGTCAACCCACCACATGTGCATCCTCGTGCTACTGAGCTTCTCACTGTGCTTGAGGGAACACTTTATGTTGGTTTTGTTACATCCAACCCTAACAGGCTCTTCTCCAAGGTGGTGCATAAGGGTGATGTGTTCGTGTTCCCTAAGGCAATGATTCACTTTCAAATGAACCTAGACCACAATAAGCCTGCGGTTGCCCAATCAGCACTCAGCAGTCAAAACCCAGGAGTTATTACTATTGCTAGTGCCATATTTGGATCAACGCCACCAATCTCTGATGATGTTTTAGTCAAGGCATTTCAAGTGGAGAAGAAGGTGATTGATTGGCTGAAGTCTCAATTCTCGGAGAATAACCACTACTGA